Genomic segment of Poecile atricapillus isolate bPoeAtr1 chromosome 8, bPoeAtr1.hap1, whole genome shotgun sequence:
GAGGTGAGATCCCACTTCTGAAGAGGAGCTTCCAGGAGGAAGAAGTCTGGCTCTGTAAAATTCCTGTTCCTAAACAATGGTGCTGGGAAGGTCGGTGACACGGGGGAGGTAGGGCTAATAATAACAAATACCATTAGAGTTATACCTTACATAGAGAAAACTGCACTGGAACTGGCTTTCCAAGAGCCCAGCAAAAAGCTTTTGTTTAATTTATGGGGCTCAGGCTATTTTTAGCTGGCAGATCCTTGGGGTTTTATCTGGGATCACTGCTCTGAGCCAGCAGCTGGAACATTTTAATTGTTTGCTCTGGATttagggtgggttttttttctgaagggagaaagagaaaagcaggtgCTGAGGTCTGACCTTGCTGGTCTCCAGATTTCCTTGGCAGCACCTTCCAGAGTGGGGAGAGCAAGTGGGTCTTGGAGCAAACTCTCTGCCTCCTGGGAGACTTTTTGGGGTGGTGCTGGGGGGTCTTCAGGTGGAAGCCCTACCCTCCAGTCCAGCCAGGACCCCACATtcatccccagcccctgccaaaGGCCAGCAGCCAGCAGGTGAGAGGGTGGCAAGGGGACACCGTGTCTCCCCATCCTCTGGTTGCTATGGAGGTCTAAAAATAGCCTGGGCAGTCCAACAAGGAGGGAGCATCTCCTTCTTCCAGGAAAGCCAGAAGCGCTCCAGGCCTGTGTGCGGCTGTGCTTTATTTGTCAGGAAAGCCCTTTGGTATCTGCCTGGAGCGTGGATGTGAGAGGAGCCAtctgctcagggacaggaggtgtttatgccagcctgggcagagaCAGCCTCTGTGGAGCCTcggcccagctcctgctggcacctgtgccctGCTCGGAGCTCGGCCCCAGTGACGAAGGCAGACGTCTCTGTTTAGGAAAACACCGGCTCCTCCACTCTGGgagctcccagggcagctcaCAAATCCACCCTGGCTGGTggctgctgagagctggggTGACAGTGGGACTGCCACGTGCTGGGGTGGTGTCCCTGCCGTGccagcagcatctccagagCTGTGCCCTAGGGCTGAGCACGGTGCAGCCAGAGgagcctggctgggcaggggctgcaggggctgctgggctTCAGCCCATGGCAGAACCCCTGAGCCTGTAGAGTCCCAGTGTGGGGACACCACAGCACGAgcttttggggtattttggggtttcctGTTCCACTGCCTACgctcagggctgcaggcagacaCCTCTGCCTGTGCTTGTGTGAAGGTGTCAGTGAGTTGATGAGACAGAAAGgaggaaattaaaagcaaagcaaaacccCTTGGCCTTGAATATGCTCACAGGAGAGGGTGAAGTACTTCAAGACCCCCATCTGCCTGCACTGACCCAAGAGGATGTGATTAACGGGAAAACTTTAAGAAGTTTTTTTGAagagcagcaaaaaaaccccacagttttCAACTTTACTTCCCCCTCAACTTTACTTCCCCCCCActtacttttttatttcatttttgtctcCGTACAGAGTAAGTCTTTTTTGTTTGGATCCCGCTGATACAAATAACCACAGGTTTTGGGTTGAAACATCAGCAGTCACCTCTTTCCCTTGCCAGCTGGCATGGCAAGCTAATTTTAACCTCCCAAGCTCCCTCCCATCTCCTGGAGGTTGCCCTGTTGCAGCCAGGGAGTGCTAGAAAATAGTGCATCGCCCACTCATCCAGCCTCCTTCAAGGGAAATATTTATATGATGCCAAAGAGAGGGTTTCCATGGCAGTGATGACTCGAGCACCGTCGCCTTGGAAACCACTTGAGGCCATCTTGAAGGGTTTGAAAATCCCCTTCAGAGACAAAtaaggagagggagaagaaaggcCACTGAGATCAGAGTGGCGTTCTGGTCTCCCCTGACTTCCCTGTCAGCTCCttgcctgctcctgctgcctgggtCCCTGCCCAAACCACTGGGATGATTTGTAGTCCAGGTGTTGCTTCACAGATAGACCCAGGACAAAGAAATGAAGTGCTTTGCAAACATAAATGGTTCAGTTGATGCTTCCTCCTGCTTCCCAAACCATCCTGCAGTGACTCTGGTGTCAGggcactgctcagccccagcGGAGGCTTCAGGGAAACTCCCGTGCCCCAGCGAAAGCCGGGGAGATTATTAGTGCCTGCCCAACTTCAAGCACCAGCTGCTTTTAGAGCAGCAAATGCACAGGTTCTTTGCCAGCCTAAGTCCCCTTCACACGTGTAGAGCCCCGTGTTTCTCCTGAGGAGCTGCCAAAATCCGAACCACAAGCAAGAGGCGGCTGCTGGCACCAGAGCGCTCGCCTGTGGTGGTGGAAGGAGCACCTCTGTGTCACATCACACACAccccaggctcagccctgcaCCCCGCGGCTCAGCTCCCATTGCCGTGGCTCAGATGACCGAGTGCCTCTGGCCACTTCGGctcccagcctgcaggagcTCTGTCACCGGCAGCCAGTCCATCTGGCTCTCAAGGACACCAAGAAGACGGCAGGGAAAGCAAAGATTTCGGAGCAGATGGATGATGGGCTCTATGatgcagctggcagcagcagggttgGCCAGTGTGGCTGCTTGTTCAAGCTATGGGACTGCCTTCTTTGGGGTTTTGCTGAAAAATATTAGTTATCTTCTTTATTTTATGGtactctaaaatattttcttccttgtccCTCAGCTGTCTCCATGCTGAGGAGTCAGTGATTGTCCAAGCCAGAGCTCTTCCCTGGCACCCacactgctctgcagagctgcctcccacCCCCACCTATGGGTACCTTCACACCACCTCACCCTCCAAAACCCAGACAGCTTCACCACACAGAAACACCTGTGCAGTGCTTAGTCCCTCCACCAAAACCCAGGGGAGGGTCTGGCCACAGTGCCAGTACCAGGTTAACTCACTTCTCTCCATCccactgcctgtgccaggctgcctgctcctgcctgcaccTCGAGGGGGCATTTAGGGGTGCAAGGGAGCGCCTGCTTCACTCTTGACCTACAGTGCGTGAAAATCCACATTTATATTGATGCAGCTTCTCACGTGTTGAATTTTGAAACACATGGGTATGAGGCCAGGGGTGCTTGGCTTTGCCCAGGAGGGAGCTCATAGCACACTATGTGTCACAAAATTCATGCCTGGCCAGTGCTGACCCAGGTGCCAGgtaaataatatttattcatGGGCATGAGATGTCCCAGACAAATCAGGGCATACAGATATGGTTTTTATTATGTTCTTACATGCATCAAGCATTCAGGTAAAACAGAACCTGACTGAGCACTGACAGCCACACTAACAGATCTCCAGTCACAGTGAAACTTGTCAAAGCCGCTCTGTTTCTGCTTGGCGATCGATCCAGGAGCCCTCGAGTCCCTCTGGCTGCAGTGACTGACCTGTGACACCAGACGGGGCTGGGAGGGTCTCAGAGCCTGGGGTGCTGTGGTACCTTGCTCATGCCAGGGATAAAGCTGTTCTTTATCCCTCGGGGACTGCTCTAAAAGCAAAGTGCTTCTCTCCAGGGCCGGGCTGTTTGTTTTACTTCAGCACGAACAATATCGGAGTCTGCAATAAAACTCCACTACCTCATCACATCGCGGTGTGTCATGAGcactaataaatattttatcattcCCGTGCTCCCGTGCTATAAAGAGTGATGAACCGGTGCGGGAAGGGATGCGGGTCCCTTTGAGGTGGGTTTGCTCGGAGGCAGGCGGTGGGTCTGCCGGGAAGATTAACCCGGGGAGGTTGTGGAAAGGCCGGTTctctcccctgctcctgctcctgctcctgctcctgctcctgctcctgctcctgctcctgctcctgcgGGGGTCTGGCCCCCTCCTGCGGGCGGCCGCGGTGCCCGTGGGCTCCGGCAGCCCCGGGGGTCTCTCCGCCTGCCACAGctcccgcagccgccgccccCCGGCGCTTGTCCCTCCGGCGGGTGGGGAcggcagccccgctgtcccccccgaggggccgcccccggcccgcccccggcccggccctaCAATAGCGGCGGAGCCGCCCCCGCCGtgtcccggccccgctccgccatGGCCCCGGCGCTCCGGCTCTGcgccctggccctggccctgctgcccgccgccgccgccgcgcagGACGTGGCCGGAGGTAAGCGGTGACTGCGGCTCCGCCAAGGGCTGGCGAGGTCCAGCTGCTCCTCGCACAGCGCCCCAAAATCCCGGCCCGGTTGCTTTGGAGCccatttttgtgggatgtccGGTGCTGCGTGCCGGGGGTCGCTGGCCCGGCGCTGTGGGCAGTGAGAGCTGCGAGGGAGTTCCGCAGGGTGGGATCCGGGACAGCCTGCTGTGTCCCTAAGAGTTCGGGAAACTTGAGTGCGTGCTGGAAGTGGAGCTTTGCGAgccccttttccagcttccattGCAATGGATCTTCcatgcccagaggagctgtggctgccccatcccccgaagtgttcaaggccaggttggacagggcttggagcaacctgggatagtggaaggtgtccctgcccatggtgggaCAAGATGGGCGTAAAGCCCTTCCTGTCCAAACCATTCTACGATTCCATGATTTAGTGGTGATAGCAGCTCGGGTGAGAGAGCTGCTTCCCTTCCCTGACCAGGGGGCCCAGCCAGGCTCTCGCTGATGGCCCtttggagggggggggagaCTGGCAGACCGGGAAGAGGATGGGTGTTGTCGGATATGGATGGGTGGGGAGCAGCAGATGTCTAGCTGCTCCTCCTTAGAGAGTGGGGGATGGAGCATAGCCCCCAGAGGTTCTGCACCAGATGGAGGAGAAGCTGTAGCAAAGGGTGGGGATGACTGCCTTCAGAGTGCCCTAAGAAGTCTTCCCCCTCTTCCAAGCCAGTTCTCTGTGTGATGACTCTTGCATGGTAGCTCTGGCAGGATGGAAGTTGAGGACCAGCATGTTTCTGCTCTTCTCTCCACCCCAAGCCATTCACTTCACTCCTCTTGTAgcacagcaagagctgctgtCCTATCTCTGTCCCTGAGGAGTACAGTGCTTCCTGTGCCATCCCATGTGAGCTTTCTGGTCACCTGAAAGGGGACATTTGGACAAACCAAACCCTGAAGGGCTGTGGTGTTCTCGAAGCAGCCCATTCCCAAACAGCTGTAAGTGGGTGGCTTTGACTTAATGACTTGGAGGGTGATCTCCAGCTGTAGATCCCAGGGGAAAGCAAAGCCCAGGTTCTATTTTGCCTACCACTGGCCTCCTGTGGTGTGGGAGGGATGTCTTGTGACTCCTGGTAAAGAACAgtcccagggcagcacaggcactgtTGTGCTTTTCCGGCCTCAGTTGAAGAAATGGAGAAGATGCAGCTTCAGACTGTTTAAAATCTGCAATCTCAGCCTCTCCGGGTGTGTAAACACCCTTATCTGAGCTATGTTAATCAATTGCCCAGTTGTTTGGAGGGCTGCACAGAGCATGTGACTGCTGACAATGGGTCATAGCTGAGGGTTCCTGCCAGCTGGAGGGAGAAAATACAGCTTTGCTGATTGTGGGACTGGAAAGCAAGCACCTCTGGGAttgattttttcctgattatgACACTGCAAAGCAGTGATCCTTCATCCAGCAGTGAGTGGTCAGGCAAATTGATTTGAGTTTTCCTTTTAAACCACTGTCAAACAAGCTGCTGCTTAGACTCTTAAGCAGGAGACAGTTTTAAATGGCTCATTCTCGAGGGCTTGGCAAACCACCCTTCCTGAAGATCTGGGGAAGCACTCCCATGAATTGCAGGTGAATATCCTGTAGGAAGATGTTTTCCAAGAGCACTACTGGGAGCTGTAGCTAAGCTCAGAATGGGGGCTGGACTGAGGCAGCTTGTCCTCTGTTCAGGTTCAGATCTGCCCAGCTGGATGCATCCTGTGAGGATGCCATCAGCCATGGTGGCACTGGTACTGAGAGCCACCTGTGGCTATAGAACTGgggtcttcctctcccaaaTAGGGGTGGAAACAGGTTCTGAACACGAACACAGGTTttggctgcagtgctgctcccactgcctgGACTGTGTCCTGCTGAAGGAAGATTTGGGTGAACTGGCTGGGGTAGGGTATGGCCCTGATGTAGACCATCCCTGATGAGGAGCCCTCCTGCAGGATCTGTagctctgtgtgtccctgtgtgctcCTCTGCTTCTCCTAGTAGCAACTTCTGTGTCTGGGGCTTGTTTGCTTGAGCTGCTCCATCATCTGCTGCTACAGGACTGTACCAACTACCCAGTGCTTGCTCTCATCCTCATAGGGTCCCTCCAGATTGTCCCCTGGCTGCCCTGCTGCCATAGCAGATGCTCAGGCTTTTAgggaaataaaacccaagagaGGAACTCACAGCTTCGGGCTTTGTCAGCAGGGCAAGGCAGATGAACTTCCATTTGTGTTTGGGCCTCTTGCTGTGACACGGAGCGTGGGCTGAAGCTGGTGGCTCTTGCAGCAGCATGCATTGCTGCTGGTCCAGTGCTGGGTAGGAGCAGGCTTGGAGGAGCCCAGAGTTTTAAACCACTGAAGCTCTTCAAAGTCCTGAGgtgtcttttttccttcctgcagaTTGTCACCAGTATACGAACAGGAGCTGTGAAGAGTGCCTGAAAAATGTCACTGTGAGTAACAGCATGAGTTGAGACTCGCAGAGTTGAGACTCCCAACCTCTCACCATGCCTGAAAACGTTTCCTTCCTGGAAAGGGGGCTGGTCCCCTGCCCTTGTCCCAGACACATTGCAAATTCCACCCACTTATGAGGGTGAGAGGGCAGTCTCTCTCTGGTGCTCTGGAAGGAGGTTGCTAGAAACTGGGTGGGTTTTGTTGTGTGCTTTTTGATTAGAGTAATGGAATTGCTGAGCTGCTTCCTCATGGATGGGCAATGTGCTTGGAGAAGGGACTGAGTGGGCTGGACAGGCTGGTCAAGTTCCCCTCCACCAGTCTGTGCCATGGCACTGGGTGGATGCAGGATGTGAACTGGTGTCCTGCCAGTCTCCTCTGCCTTATCGCAGATATCAGCAAACTTGAACTTGAGTCAGATCGTGCAGCTGATGTCGCCAGAACCAGTTTGACCAAACCCCGCTGAATGCTGGGGTTGGAGTAGTGGCTgggcagacacacacacacacacccatcCAGCTCATCAGCTCTGTGTGTTTAGAGTGCTTTGTCTCAAAGGTTTTCTTCTTATCCCAAAAATAAAGGATTTGTGTTATTAATTATGTAAGGCATGGTGGGATTCTTAAGGCTGTCCTTGGCAGGGCCAGTAATTggctcaatgatccttgtgagtcccttccaactcaggatagTTTACAATTCTAAGCCAGGAGTAGGATTGTCAGCATCTTTACTTGTTTTAGAATTCTGCACTCCCCTCACCTTCCTCTTCTGGTGTGATCTGCACTGACACAGCTCTTACTCCTGAGCGTCCTGTTGCTGCTGGGTGCTATCTGGTTCTTgtgagctggcagcagtggcCCTGTGCTGTGGCTGCCAAAGCAAAGCGTGGGTCACTGGCAGTGCACCAGTAACGCTGTGGTGCCTGGTTCCTGTGTTCTAGTGCCTGTggtgtgccagcagcaggaggtgcaTGGAATACCCCGTCCGAAGAATCCTTCCTCCGGCCGACCTGTGTGAGCTCCGCTCTGCACGCTGGGGAGTCTGCTGGGGTAagtgccagcctgggctgaTGATTGTGTGAGTGCCTGCTGCTGGTGGGAGGTTCTCCTGCCTCCCCATCTCTCTGCCAGTGTAGTAATGACAGGCTGAAGTCAGTCAAGGTTCTGCAAACTTCCTGAAGTGTGGGTGGGGAAGCGGAGTATGAGCAGTTCGCTGCCTTCTGGCAAGTAGGACCCGTGAGGATTTAGCTAGTCCAAAATACATCCCTTATGCTTTGGTGTGATGGAGGCTCCAGACGTGGCTAGCGCCTGGGAACAGGAGTGGAAGGTTCTCTGTGGGCCTGTGCAGCCCTTCCTGGTGTCTGAATCCCAGAAGATCTCTCCACTGCAGCTGGCACGTCACTCTGTGCACTGCTTCTGGGTTTTCATGTGGCTGCTATCCCAGTTGGGCTCCTGGAGCCAGAGGTGTGGTGACTGCTCTGGAAAACCTGTGAGTGCTTCTAGTGCTGAGTGTACCATAACCCTGCTCAGCTCTTACCCacctaagaaaaaaacctcttctgAAACTACTGCTGCatgtgcagggctgctctgggaggtTTCTCTGGTGGACAGCTGGCTCTTGGCTGTTTCTCCTCCCAGTTGCTCTGTCTTGTGAAGGATTTCTGGAGAAATTGGTGCCTTGTTTAGACCAAGCTTAGTGCATGTTTATGCTCAGACAGGAGCCAGCTTttgggggctggagcaggaaggaATCAAGCTGGGGCTTAGTTGCTCTCACCCACCCCCTTGATGAGGAGCCTGGAGCTGAACTGTCATTGCCTGTCATCTGTTGTGCTTGAGGCTGGGCTCTCTTGTCTGCCCACAAGAGTTCAAACTGCTCTTATGCTTGTAGAGGAAGAATCTCCTCTTTGTGAGCCCTGTGGTATGCTTTTCTGAAACTTCTGTAAGACCTTGAAATactaattttaatgtgagtaaCTTCACAAAAGGCTTCATTATTGAACAACACATTCCTTAGCTTACAAAGCTTGCTATAGAGGAGATTAGTCCTGTGGGAGATTAGCTCTTACGTGAGTCTGCATTTTTGGTGTGTGTGACTTAGCCTCTGTCATCAGCTGGAGGAGTGCCTGGTGCTCTGCCACAGACCTCTCCATGTGGGAAAGGGGGAGCTGAACCCCAGGCTCATCCTGAAACCCCAAAAGGGTTTCAGAAGCAATGACGCTGCTGCAGGCTTTGAAAACAATTTCAGTGGTGGAGTCAGCTCAGCCTGGAGTACCTAAAAGAGGATCTATTTAGAACagataaaagaaagaattttcttACAATGAGGGTAATGAGGCACTGGcataggttgcccagagaggtggtgaatgccccatccctggaaacattcaaggtcaggttagATAGGActgtgagcagcctggtctggtgaaagatgtccctgcccactgCAGGGAGTTGGACTAAATGATCTTCAAAAGTGCTCTGAGCAGGTTCAGGCACTCTGATATTTCTGTAACCTGGCTGTTGTGTGCAAAGTGGCTcctaaacaaatattttcacaggCTCAAGTCTCTGAACAGCCTGATTCATACTTGGAAGAAACTCCTCTTTGTTGTCGCCTGAAATCCTTGGCATCTGGATGTGTCAGTTTTGGCTGGTGTCTCTACTGCCATTACTGCAGGAGCTCAGTAGGATGAGCAGGGACCAGGGCTCATGGCTGCTGCTTTACCATATTCCAGCAGGTTTTGTTCTGTGTGTGGGCAAACAGATCCCCCCAACCCTGGGGAGATGTGGCAGTCAGGTGTAGGAAGCAGGACGTGGCCTTCAGCTgcctgagcagcactgctggccccAAGCTGATAAATCCCAACAGATCTTGTTTCAGTTTATCTCTTGCCCAAGGTCTTCAGACACCTATTAGTGCTCTTCTCATCAGAGATTACTTCTGAGACTTGCTCCCATGGACAGTAACTGCTCCCTGTCAGAGGTTGGCCCTGAAGCCTTCagttgctgggtttttttcccttggtggTTACTTTTTACCTGGATTAGTGATTAAGATAGCTTTGCTCCTGTTTCTGCCAGAGGAGTTTGACCTGTGCGCGTTTGTCCTCACCTTTCTTCATGGCCAGTAACTGAGCACTTCTGTTAGCAGGTACATGTACTCAGCTGGTGTTTATTTGTGGATACCAACACTTGGTGTATCTACAGCTAACAATGTCCACGTGCTTTCCCAGGTGGTTACACATCTCCAGCCCAGTGactgaagctgctggtgacagtAGTTGTATGTTCATaaacaggacaagagaaaatggctGTAAGATAAGAGGAAAtagcctcaagttgcaccaggggaagtttaggtgggatattaggaaaaaattcttcactcaGAGGGTGGTCAGACTgtgaaacaggctgcccagggcagtggtaggtagtcaccatccctggaagcattcaaaaAACACAGAGCTGTTGCTCTGGGGGGGGGACATGGTTTACCAGGGAAGACCTGCTAGTGCTGGGGGagcagctggacttgatgatcttagagtGCTTTCCCAAcattaatgattctgtgatcctgtgatacTGTATTGTAACTCCAGGCAGCTGTGTCTGTTGTGCTAAACACGTTTTTTTCAAATCCTTCAGTGAACTTTGAAGCCCTGATCATTGCAATGTCTGTGGTGGGAGGAACACTTCTGATCATGTTGGGAgtatgctgctgctgctgctgttgttgtaagaaaaagagcaaaaagtAAGTATTGGGAGGGTCAGCAGCTCAGATGCAGCCATGTGCTGCTGCAGAACTGAGTGCTGAGAGGGGCTTTTCTGTCTACCAGGCCAGACAAGGATGATGAGAGAGCAGCCAGGGAGCGGGAGAAGAGACGGGTGCGGCAAGAGGAGAGGTGAGTTTGTACCTGAGGCCCTGAGGCTGCAGAATGATTTGGTTTCTGCCAGGAGGCACGTGGGGCTCAACACATGCAGTCAGTGGCTGCTTCAGCCCTAGCTCACACACAAGCCTCATGAG
This window contains:
- the PTTG1IP gene encoding pituitary tumor-transforming gene 1 protein-interacting protein, with product MAPALRLCALALALLPAAAAAQDVAGDCHQYTNRSCEECLKNVTCLWCASSRRCMEYPVRRILPPADLCELRSARWGVCWVNFEALIIAMSVVGGTLLIMLGVCCCCCCCCKKKSKKPDKDDERAAREREKRRVRQEERRAEMKSRHDEIRRKYGLFKEENPYAKFEN